From a single Amphiprion ocellaris isolate individual 3 ecotype Okinawa chromosome 18, ASM2253959v1, whole genome shotgun sequence genomic region:
- the mmp21 gene encoding matrix metallopeptidase-21: MCFTCHHLILQEETDATMLTLIQLIILLFLTNISSTDAEKLFHNRDHSDVQTLNSHETQAITDQRTAELFLSRYGFIKPVNWEEIQFEDISSSGDFLDDLQASIQEGTSVPHSRDSHNHDAYNSQTESQAFISALKEFQRVSGLLVTGVFDEATKVAMNKPRCGVPDKEIDLNTLENSSNSDIENTDSFNETDSNNTASNIISDTFSAAANSSEDGALNFNDTESVFTDISNGTSMNYTNDFANITSLNSSHDTNVSSQMVNINMHQSEAVQHRRRHLAVLVSKNRWKRDLSGAGYMAFSKKMLKWRLIGEGYSSQLTVEEQRYIFRLAFRMWSEVSPLEFVEDIKSPLEDVDIRLGFGTGRHLGCNQKFDGSGQEFAHAWFLGDIHFDDDEHFTAPNAGGGISLLKVAVHEIGHVLGLPHIHRPGSIMQPSYLPQESAFEMDWMDRKAIQHLYGGCKGRFSTVFDWIRKEKTPYGEVVIRFNTYFIRDGWYWLYENRNNRTRYGDPVALQIGWHGIPVDGVDAYVHVWSRKRDAVYFFKGIHFWRYDNENDRVFRQDSEGHHYPRLISEGFPGVSSPIDTAFYDRRDSRIYFFKSTLVYAFDVEANSLARGFPQNIRDVFPPVVSRDHPDGNVDAAYFSYTHNAIFLLQGTRFWQVVGSRDRWRQPFLPRNGLLPHKEVDQHWFDICNVHHTALKLNR; encoded by the exons ATGTGCTTTACTTGCCATCATCTCATCTTGCAGGAGGAAACCGACGCCACGATGCTGACTCTCATCCAGCtgatcattttgctttttttgacgAACATTAGCTCAACTGATGCAGAGAAACTTTTCCATAATCGGGATCATTCTGATGTGCAGACCCTTAATTCTCATGAAACACAGGCTATAACAGACCAGCGCACAGCagag TTATTTCTCTCTAGATATGGATTCATCAAGCCAGTTAACTGGGAGGAGATCcagtttgaagacatttcttCCAGTGGTGACTTCCTGGATGATCTTCAAGCCTCAATCCAAGAGGGGACCTCAGTGCCGCATTCAAGAGATTCCCATAATCACGATGCATACAACAGTCAAACTGAGAGCCAAGCATTTATTTCAGCACTTAAAGAGTTCCAGAGGGTCTCAGGTCTGCTGGTTACAGGAGTGTTTGACGAGGCCACCAAGGTTGCAATGAACAAGCCGAGATGTGGAGTCCCTGACAAGGAGATCGACCTGAACACCCTTGAAAACAGCAGTAACTCAGATATTGAAAACACTGacagttttaatgagactgacaGTAATAACACAGCAAGTAACATAATCAGTGAcactttttctgctgctgcaaatTCCTCTGAAGATGGCgcattaaattttaatgacacAGAAAGTGTTTTCACAGACATTTCCAACGGCACCAGCATGAATTATACAAATGACTTTGCAAATATCACTTCACTAAACAGCTCACATGACACCAATGTGAGCAGTCAGATGGTAAATATCAACATGCACCAGAGTGAAGCGGTGCAACACAGGAGGCGTCACCTCGCAGTTCTTGTATCCAAAAACAGGTGGAAGAGAGATTTGAGTGGAGCTGGTTACATGGCCTTTTCCAAGAAGATGTTGAAATGGAGGCTGATCGGAGAAGGATACAGCAGTCAGCTGACTGTAGAAGAGCAGAGGTACATCTTCAGGCTGGCCTTCAGGATGTGGAGTGAGGTGTCACCGCTGGAGTTTGTGGAGGATATCAAGTCACCATTGGAGGATGTTGATATCAGGCTGGGCTTTGGCACAG GGCGGCATTTGGGATGCAATCAGAAGTTTGATGGCTCTGGTCAGGAGTTTGCCCATGCCTGGTTCCTGGGTGATATACACTTTGACGATGATGAGCATTTTACTGCCCCCAATGCTGGCGGTGGAATCAGCCTTCTCAAG GTCGCGGTTCATGAGATCGGCCATGTTCTGGGTCTGCCTCACATCCACAGACCTGGATCTATAATGCAGCCCAGCTACCTGCCCCAGGAGTCGGCCTTCGAGATGGACTGGATGGACAGAAAAGCCATACAGCATCTCTATG GGGGCTGTAAAGGTCGTTTCAGCACGGTGTTTGATTGGATCAGGAAGGAGAAGACGCCCTATGGGGAGGTGGTGATCCGCTTCAACACCTATTTCATAAGAGATGGCTGGTACTGGCTGTATGAGAACAGGAACAACAGAACACGTTATGGGGATCCAGTGGCGCTGCAGATTGGCTGGCATGGGATTCCAGTGGACGGAGTGGACgcatatgtgcatgtgtggtcCAGAAAAAGAGATGCTGTTTACTTCTTCAAAG GTATTCACTTCTGGAGGTATGATAATGAGAATGACCGGGTGTTCAGACAGGACTCAGAAGGTCACCACTATCCAAGGTTAATCTCTGAAGGATTCCCAGGAGTGTCCAGTCCTATTGACACAGCCTTTTATGACAGGAGGGACTCCCGCATCTACTTCTTCAAAAGCACACTT GTGTATGCATTCGACGTGGAAGCCAACAGCTTGGCAAGAGGCTTCCCCCAAAACATCAGAGACGTGTTCCCTCCGGTGGTGAGCAGAGACCATCCAGATGGCAACGTTGATGCTGCCTACTTCTCCTACACCCACAATGCCATCTTTCTACTGCAGGGCACGCGCTTCTGGCAAGTGGTGGGCAGCCGAGATCGCTGGCGCCAGCCCTTTCTGCCACGAAATGGCCTGCTGCCACACAAGGAGGTGGATCAGCACTGGTTTGACATCTGCAACGTTCATCACACTGCACTCAAACTAAACCGCTGA
- the uros gene encoding uroporphyrinogen-III synthase — protein MNVLLLKEPRDGESGQDPYIKELASQGHKATLIPVLSFKFVTLNTLSDKLFQPEKHGGLIFTSPRAVEAVKMCLEAEERREEWNKSVKDKWNKKSIYVVGKATAALVRSLGLNPLGEDTGTAEVLSRDIIEREDTNIPPLFFPCGSIKREVLPTALRENGVPLETLTVYQTAEHPDLEKNLKNYYMEQGTPASIAFFSPSGVKFCLEVVRRLSGEQIAQIKFAAIGPTTQDAMTAEGLCVACAAEKPTAEHLAAAIAKALQ, from the exons ATGAATGTACTACTTCTCAAAGAGCCCAGAGATGGAGAGTCTGGACAGGATCCCTATATTAAG GAGCTGGCATCGCAGGGACATAAAGCAACCCTTATTCCTGTGCTGTCTTTTAAGTTTGTCACATTAAACACCTTGTCAGATAAG CTTTTTCAACCAGAGAAACATGGTGGTCTCATATTTACCAGTCCAAGAGCAGTGGAGGCTGTCAAGATGTGTTTAGAAGCAGAAGAAAGAAGGGAAG AATGGAACAAGTCGGTGAAAGACAAATGGAACAAAAAGTCCATCTATGTGGTTGGGAAGGCAACTGCTGCATTAG TACGAAGTCTGGGTCTGAACCCTTTAGGAGAGGACACGGGGACAGCAGAGGTCCTATCACGTGACATCATTGAAC GCGAGGACACAAATATTCCACCACTTTTCTTCCCCTGTGGCTCGATCAAAAGGGAAGTCTTGCCCACGGCTTTGAGGGAAAATG GAGTGCCCCTGGAGACGCTGACTGTCTATCAAACAGCTGAACATCCCGATCTGGAGAAAAATCTAAAGAACTACTACATGGAGCAG GGCACTCCAGCGAGCATAGCTTTCTTCAGTCCATCAGGGGTGAAGTTTTGCCTCGAAGTAGTACGAAGGCTGTCAGGTGAACAGATTGCTCAGATAAAG TTTGCAGCCATAGGACCCACTACACAAGATGCAATGACCGCAGAAGGCCTTTGTGTTGCCTGTGCAGCAGAAAAGCCAACAGCTGAACACTTGGCAGCTGCAATAGCCAAAGCTCTGCAGTGA
- the bccip gene encoding protein BCCIP homolog, whose amino-acid sequence MASSAKRRAVGLGENPEDSENSSDENPEEDDDSGEEDSEASEEEINEEVFVDFEAHTISHNDFNGIKKLLQQVFLKAHVNTSEMTDIIIQQNHVGSVIKQAEVPEDSDDDDPDEVFGFITMLNLTERKGVQCVEDVKELIVDQCEKNASHSVTEQLEQILNDTSKPVGLLLSERFINVPPQIALPLHKQLQEEIAEAQRTNKPSGRCHYCLMISKTCKEATKTIPARGGAPKEEYMFVNAEEEFFCEQAIMKFHYSVQEEADSCLSGRWSFDDVPMKPFRTVMLIPTDRMPAIMDKLKEYLTV is encoded by the exons ATGGCTTCATCGGCTAAACGACGAGCAGTAGGTTTGGGTGAAAATCCCGAGGACAGTGAAAACAGCTCGGACGAGAATCCGGAGGAGGATGACGACTCCGGGGAGGAGGACAGTGAGGCATCAGAGGAGGAAATCAATGAG GAGGTCTTTGTGGATTTTGAAGCACACACCATTTCACACAACGACTTCAACGGCATAaagaaactgctgcaacag GTCTTCCTGAAGGCTCATGTAAATACATCAGAGATGACAGACATCATCATCCAGCAGAATCACGTTGGAAGTGTCATCAAG CAAGCAGAGGTACCAGAagacagtgatgatgatgatccaGATGAAGTTTTTGGGTTCATCACAATGCTCAACCTTACAGAGAGAAAG GGTGTACAGTGCGTGGAGGACGTGAAGGAGCTGATTGTGGATCAGTGTGAGAAGAACGCCAGCCACAGTGTGACAGAGCAGCTCGAGCAGATCCTCAATGACACCAGCAAACCTGTGGGGCTACTGCTGAGTGAGCGATTCATCAATGTACCACCACAGATTGCCCTTCCGCTTCACAAGCAGCTCCA GGAAGAAATAGCTGAAGCACAGAGGACGAATAAGCCCAGTGGGAGGTGTCACTATTGCCTCATGATCAGCAAGACCTGCAAAGAGGCAACCAAGACTATCCCAGCCAGAGGAGGAGCTCCCAAAGAGGAGTACATGTTTGTCAATGCAGAAGAGGAATTCTTTTGTGAG CAAGCCATCATGAAGTTCCACTACTCAGTCCAGGAAGAGGCAGACTCCTGTTTGAGCGGCAGGTGGTCATTTGACGATGTCCCCATGAAGCCTTTCAGGACAGTGATGCTGATCCCCACAGACAGAATGCCTGCCATTATGGACAAACTCAAAGAATATCTAACTGTGTGA